A portion of the Nitratidesulfovibrio termitidis HI1 genome contains these proteins:
- a CDS encoding ABC transporter permease yields the protein MFAFIVRRVAQALLVMFIISFIGFAIKQSVGDPTREMVGVSVSVKEREALREKLGLNDPYLVQWARFTKNAVQGDLGTSYFYRKPALDVILAKAPATLELVFVAQCIIVLISVPVGVYSACRPRSVLSRLFMGISIVGVSVPVFLTAIFMIYIFSVHLGWLPSFGRGNPVEIFPGWTSVLTTWANFKHIILPSIALSSIMLPLFIRLIRAEMKEALETEYVKFARAKGLPEWRVVMVHAFKNTLLPVITVGGVQLGIMIAFTILTETVFQWQGMGFMFVEAVERADTALLVAYLIFVGAIFVTVNTVVDLIYGFVNPMVRIAGRK from the coding sequence ATGTTCGCATTCATCGTCCGCAGGGTGGCGCAAGCCCTGCTGGTCATGTTCATCATCAGCTTCATCGGGTTCGCCATCAAGCAGTCCGTCGGCGACCCCACGCGCGAAATGGTGGGCGTGTCCGTATCCGTCAAGGAGCGCGAGGCCCTGCGCGAAAAGCTGGGGCTGAACGATCCGTACCTGGTCCAGTGGGCCCGCTTTACCAAGAACGCGGTGCAGGGCGACCTGGGCACCTCGTACTTCTACCGCAAGCCCGCGCTGGACGTGATTCTGGCGAAAGCCCCGGCCACGCTGGAACTGGTCTTCGTGGCCCAGTGCATCATCGTGCTGATCTCCGTGCCGGTGGGCGTGTATTCCGCCTGCCGCCCGCGCTCGGTGCTGTCGCGCCTGTTCATGGGCATCAGCATCGTGGGGGTTTCGGTGCCGGTGTTCCTGACGGCCATCTTCATGATCTACATCTTTTCGGTGCACCTTGGCTGGCTGCCCTCGTTCGGGCGCGGCAACCCGGTGGAGATATTCCCGGGGTGGACATCGGTGCTGACCACCTGGGCCAATTTCAAGCACATCATCCTGCCTTCCATCGCCCTGTCGTCCATCATGCTGCCGCTGTTCATCCGGCTGATCCGCGCCGAGATGAAGGAAGCGCTGGAAACAGAGTATGTGAAATTCGCGCGGGCCAAGGGCCTGCCCGAATGGCGCGTGGTGATGGTGCACGCCTTCAAGAACACCCTTCTGCCGGTCATTACCGTGGGGGGCGTGCAGCTTGGCATCATGATCGCCTTCACCATCCTGACCGAGACGGTGTTCCAGTGGCAGGGCATGGGCTTCATGTTCGTGGAGGCCGTGGAACGCGCCGACACGGCGCTGCTGGTGGCCTACCTGATCTTTGTGGGGGCCATCTTCGTCACCGTGAACACGGTGGTGGACCTGATCTACGGTTTCGTGAATCCCATGGTCCGCATCGCGGGGAGGAAGTAG
- a CDS encoding ABC transporter permease, which yields MAGLFKRFRQSYFLYSFLRDPVAVTSFALFVILALSALLAPVIAPHNPFDGANIDIMDAETPPLWKDGGNPAFLLGTDNQGRDLFSAILYGMRVSLLIGVGAVAMQACIGIMVGLLSGYGSRRLDNILMRIADVQLSFSSYMVAIFLGAIVQMTFGVGRYEQVAVPFLVLVIGLAEWPQYARTVRASVLAEKKKEYVEAARVIGLRPFRIMWRHILPNTLTPVLVISTVQVANAIMSEAALSFLGLGMPVTKPSLGSLIKSGFQYFFSGSWWITLFPGVVLILLVLSINLLGDWLRDFLNPKLYKD from the coding sequence ATGGCCGGTCTTTTCAAGCGTTTCCGCCAGTCGTACTTCCTGTATTCCTTCCTGCGCGACCCGGTGGCGGTGACCAGCTTCGCCCTGTTCGTCATCCTGGCCCTGTCGGCCCTGCTGGCCCCGGTCATTGCCCCGCACAACCCGTTCGACGGCGCCAACATCGACATCATGGACGCGGAAACGCCCCCCCTGTGGAAGGACGGCGGCAACCCCGCCTTTCTGCTGGGCACCGACAACCAGGGGCGCGACCTGTTCTCGGCCATCCTGTACGGCATGCGCGTTTCCTTGCTGATCGGGGTGGGGGCCGTGGCCATGCAGGCGTGCATCGGCATCATGGTGGGCCTGCTGTCCGGCTACGGCAGCCGCAGGCTGGACAACATCCTGATGCGCATCGCCGACGTGCAGCTGTCGTTCTCGTCCTACATGGTGGCCATCTTTCTGGGGGCCATCGTGCAGATGACCTTTGGGGTGGGCCGCTACGAGCAGGTGGCCGTACCCTTCCTGGTGCTGGTCATCGGCCTGGCCGAATGGCCCCAGTACGCGCGCACCGTGCGCGCATCGGTGCTGGCGGAGAAGAAGAAGGAATACGTGGAGGCGGCGCGGGTCATCGGGCTGCGGCCATTCCGCATCATGTGGCGGCACATCCTGCCCAACACGCTTACCCCCGTGCTGGTCATTTCCACCGTGCAGGTGGCCAACGCCATCATGAGCGAGGCGGCGCTGTCGTTCCTGGGCCTGGGCATGCCGGTGACCAAGCCGTCGCTGGGTTCGCTGATCAAGTCGGGCTTCCAGTACTTTTTCAGCGGCAGTTGGTGGATCACGCTGTTTCCGGGCGTGGTGCTGATCCTGCTGGTGCTGTCCATCAACCTGCTTGGCGACTGGCTGCGGGACTTCCTGAATCCCAAGCTGTACAAGGACTAG
- a CDS encoding ABC transporter ATP-binding protein → MQPLLDVSNLTVKFALRDTALTAVNDVSFTLGKGERLGLVGESGAGKSVTGFSILNLVSKPGFIAGGSVLFEGKDLTTASVDTLRDIRGNRISMIFQDPMMTLNPVLTVGTQMIETIRAHKKVTRKEAEAIALDKLRKVYIPSPERRLAQYPHEFSGGMRQRIVIAIALLTSPSLIIADEPTTALDVTIQAEIMDLLLELCQSEDMGLILITHDLGVVSQVTQKIAVMYAGGIVEMGDTAKVVGEPLHPYTRGLLGALPQCADKADCGLADVAAPRVRRRLNQIPGSMPSLSDVPRGCPFNNRCELCETVCTTTRPLLEVKSDGRLAACHMVA, encoded by the coding sequence ATGCAACCGCTGCTCGACGTATCCAACCTTACCGTCAAGTTCGCGCTGCGCGACACTGCGCTTACCGCCGTCAACGATGTCTCGTTCACCCTGGGCAAGGGGGAGCGCCTGGGCCTTGTGGGCGAATCGGGCGCGGGCAAGTCCGTTACCGGCTTCTCCATCCTCAATCTGGTGTCCAAGCCCGGCTTCATCGCGGGCGGGTCCGTGCTGTTCGAGGGCAAGGACCTGACCACGGCCAGCGTGGATACCCTGCGTGACATACGCGGCAACCGCATCAGCATGATCTTTCAGGATCCCATGATGACCCTGAACCCGGTGCTGACCGTGGGCACGCAGATGATCGAAACCATCCGCGCCCACAAGAAGGTCACCCGCAAGGAAGCCGAGGCCATTGCCCTGGACAAGCTGCGCAAGGTCTACATTCCCTCGCCGGAACGCCGCCTGGCCCAGTACCCGCACGAATTCTCGGGCGGCATGCGCCAGCGCATCGTCATCGCCATCGCGCTCTTGACGTCGCCGTCGCTGATCATTGCCGACGAACCCACCACGGCGCTGGACGTGACCATCCAGGCCGAGATCATGGACCTGCTGCTGGAGCTGTGCCAGTCGGAGGACATGGGCCTGATCCTGATCACCCACGACCTTGGCGTGGTCTCGCAGGTCACCCAGAAGATCGCGGTGATGTACGCGGGCGGCATCGTGGAAATGGGCGACACCGCGAAGGTGGTGGGCGAGCCGCTGCACCCCTACACGCGGGGCCTGTTGGGCGCGCTGCCGCAGTGTGCGGACAAGGCCGACTGTGGCCTTGCGGATGTGGCTGCCCCCCGGGTGCGCCGCCGGCTGAACCAGATTCCCGGCAGCATGCCCAGCCTTTCCGACGTGCCGCGCGGCTGTCCGTTCAACAACCGCTGCGAATTGTGCGAAACCGTGTGCACCACCACCCGGCCGCTGCTCGAAGTGAAGAGTGATGGTCGGCTGGCCGCCTGCCACATGGTAGCCTAA
- a CDS encoding ABC transporter substrate-binding protein, with translation MKRTLVLLLMMLAAVLAFGPKAEAAEGKTFRVGISSDPESLDPHMQLSGPMLAYSHWVFDPLVRWTQDMKFEPRLAEKWEQVNPTTMRFHLRKGVKFHSGNPLTAADVAWTVKRLKESPDFKGLYVKFAEPKVVDDSTIDIITTEPYGLVMNLATYIFPMDSKFYTGTDAAGQPKGAVVKNGPSFANENASGTGPFMVAHREQGVKLVLKANPNYWGKRGNVDTIELTPIKNEATRVAAILKGDVDFITPVPVQDYDQLAKNPDVELITMASTRIITFQLNGKRNPALANPKVREAIIAATDHAGIVAKIMKGYTVVTQQQAPKDYPGYIADLKPRFDLARAQKLMKEAGYEKGLELTMIAPNNRYVNDEKVAQAFVSMMAKIGIKVNLKTMPKAQYWDEYDAQVADIQMIGWHPDTEDTANYGEYLLMCPNKDTGMGQYNSGNYCNKKYDALIEEANRTTDPKKRDALLQESEKLAYDEAAFVPLHMEPLSWAARKTVTNAKAIINVQDFPYFGDVVMK, from the coding sequence ATGAAACGGACTCTCGTACTGCTTCTGATGATGTTGGCGGCCGTGCTGGCGTTCGGCCCCAAGGCCGAAGCCGCCGAAGGCAAGACCTTCCGCGTCGGCATTTCGTCCGACCCTGAATCGCTCGATCCGCACATGCAGCTTTCCGGGCCCATGCTGGCCTACTCGCACTGGGTGTTCGATCCCCTGGTGCGCTGGACCCAGGACATGAAGTTCGAGCCGCGCCTGGCCGAGAAGTGGGAACAGGTCAACCCCACCACCATGCGCTTCCACCTGCGCAAGGGCGTCAAGTTCCATAGCGGCAACCCGCTCACCGCCGCCGACGTGGCCTGGACCGTGAAGCGCCTGAAGGAATCCCCCGATTTCAAGGGCCTGTACGTCAAGTTCGCCGAGCCCAAGGTGGTGGATGACAGCACCATCGATATCATCACCACCGAACCCTACGGCCTCGTGATGAACCTGGCCACCTACATCTTCCCCATGGACTCCAAGTTCTACACCGGCACCGACGCCGCGGGCCAGCCCAAGGGCGCCGTGGTGAAGAACGGCCCCTCGTTCGCCAACGAGAACGCCTCGGGCACCGGTCCGTTCATGGTGGCTCATCGTGAACAGGGCGTGAAGCTGGTGCTGAAGGCCAACCCCAACTACTGGGGCAAGCGCGGCAACGTCGACACCATCGAACTCACCCCCATCAAGAACGAAGCCACCCGCGTGGCCGCCATCCTGAAGGGCGACGTGGACTTCATCACCCCCGTGCCCGTGCAGGACTATGACCAGCTTGCCAAGAACCCCGATGTGGAGCTGATCACCATGGCCAGCACCCGCATCATCACCTTCCAGCTGAACGGCAAGCGCAACCCCGCCCTGGCCAACCCCAAGGTGCGTGAAGCCATCATTGCCGCCACCGACCATGCGGGCATCGTGGCCAAGATCATGAAGGGCTACACCGTGGTCACCCAGCAGCAGGCGCCCAAGGACTACCCCGGCTACATCGCCGACCTGAAGCCCCGCTTCGATCTCGCCAGGGCCCAGAAGCTGATGAAGGAAGCGGGCTACGAGAAGGGTCTGGAACTGACCATGATCGCGCCCAACAACCGCTACGTGAACGACGAAAAGGTGGCCCAGGCCTTCGTTTCCATGATGGCCAAGATCGGCATCAAGGTGAACCTGAAGACCATGCCCAAGGCCCAGTACTGGGATGAGTACGACGCCCAGGTTGCCGACATCCAGATGATCGGCTGGCACCCGGATACCGAAGACACCGCCAACTACGGCGAATACCTGCTGATGTGCCCCAACAAGGACACCGGCATGGGCCAGTACAACAGCGGCAACTACTGCAACAAGAAGTACGATGCGCTGATCGAGGAAGCCAACCGCACCACCGATCCCAAGAAGCGCGACGCCCTGCTGCAGGAATCCGAAAAGCTGGCCTACGACGAGGCCGCCTTCGTGCCGCTGCACATGGAACCGCTGTCGTGGGCTGCCCGCAAGACGGTGACGAACGCGAAAGCGATCATCAACGTGCAGGACTTCCCCTACTTCGGCGACGTGGTGATGAAGTAA